The DNA sequence TTTTAAAATTCTCCTCTCTTCTTTTATAGGTAATTATCACTTTCCTACTACAAAACTGCATACAAGGCAAAGTGACGGTAATCTCAGGTTGCCAATAGGTTGGTACGGTTCTTACTTCACCTATGTtgttctaatttttctttttctttaactgTCAGTCTTTGATACTCATGTGATATGAGTATTGACCATCAAAGATcttccaaatatatgaaaagttCAGAAAAATCTGCCTATACTAGTGTTGAATACATACTCATATTTGGCATGCACCCGAGTCTAAGTAACAGAGGTTCTTACCTTACTATTCCGAATCTTTATCTTCCTTGAAGAATCTATATCTGACACTCGTTTTCAGCACATCCAGACATGGATACAAAAGTATGATCCTCCAAATATATAGAAATTTTTTTGATCATATCCATACTAAACACATACCAGGCACTCACATTTGAGGTCTAGTAACATCTATTCTTCATTGTTCTCAAACAATAAAGTAATGAATGTTTTTCAGCATAATTGACTTGGTTGAAGAATCTTTTAAGTTCAgccatattttaaaattcaggtttATCATGGCTTGATCAAGAACAGAAATTTGCTCTTGATATGTATGTTACATTAGCTCCGTATATTCAGTCGGTCATATTTCTATTAATAATGCTTTAAgatattcttaatttttaaaacctTGACAGCCAAGTCGATTagaatatttacattttcatattttgtttttacagttttttttttttttttttatgtcgTACAACTCTAATATAACTCTAATATATCTAGTAGAAAATAATTGAGTCAAGATTTAGCTTTAGAAGCTCAAGTTGAGCATTGACTCAAAAAAATTTGAGGCCTTCTAAGCTTGACTTGAGCTGGatagagttttatttttaaaactcaaattcTGTTCAAAATAAAGATCATCTACTTGAGCTCGCTCATTTAATTCTACTTTGtaggattattttttatatgtctTTTATgttgtgtaaaataaaaattgatctGGAATGATTCTCTTacacttttttttaaatggaaaagaaaaatttattaaatttttatttttatttttgatgtagGTTCAAACCTGAAATAATAGCTGGTCTCTGAATTATAGTACTTCATAATTTCCTTAGCAAACGAGtatgtattttaatgttattcTGTTATGTATCTTATCTTATctattgtcttttttttttcttaagttttgTATTCAATATTTTTGTCCAACATATGACAACGAAATATTACTTTCGAGGATCTTTAGATACATTGAAAACCTTTAAAAAGTTTGATCATATCATGTCAGACGTATAGTTGGTGATAATGAGCAAATGAAACTGACTTTTTTTATTCTCATCCGATCCAACTTGCTTTCATGCCAAGTCCAATTGTAATTAATATTTGAACTCCCAAActtttaattaaacaatataaaatattaaaagttgaGTAAAAGAGAAGCATTATTCAAAGAAACAAATCACAAGCGACCTTAACCaacttgaaaatttaattaaacctgCCCCCCCCAAACCGATTTTTGAGAAAATGCCCTATAGGATGATTGAGATCCGACCAATAAGTGATTACTTCAACTTACATGAAGACTTTTTAATGTAGACCCAGCTGCCCTACTTGCATGCCTCAAAAATTTTTAATGGTAGTTCATACTAGAGATAGTAAAAGAAAATAGCTAAAAGTTGTAATTGATAAGTTTTTTTGTCTCAACACTACAATATAGAATTTTGGCTTCATCCTGATGATCTCTGCAGGAATGCGACTACCTTAAAGCCATTGCCCTCCCTCGCTTCAAGTTTCTACTGTGGTGGATGCAAAAACTGGATGGTACATTCTTCTTTCCTTTCCTTGATTTGTGGCCTCATATAACTGAACTGGATTTGACTTCGAAAATGGGTGGGTCCATTATAGtatgtttatttttttcccaAGTTTCTTAGCATTTAGAGTGCCATTCCTTGTACATATGTCCAAATATGTGTTGGACATGAATActtaaagtaaaataaagaatCAGATCTAAATGTGAATTTAAGTATGTATCGTTTGTGTAAAGTATCCCATTTTTGAAGTTCACTTGGAAATTCATGATGGGAGATCTTCTCTTACATTGAAATTGAGAAATCTTGATTGAGAGCATACCAACCAAGTAATAATTGATCTTACATGATAATGATACTTAAAATATACATAACATGAAATGAACACATGAATTGTGGTTCTATTCTtaccttgataactttttttCAATGTAAGAATACCTTACTTAATAAATAGCCTTGTTTCTCAGGAATTAAGAGTAAGTCAGGACAAGCTCTGGTATGTTCTTGAGGCCAAATGAAAGAAAGTATCCAATGATACAGGTTAGATTTCTAGTTACTTTTCTCCAATATAAATTTGCATTCTCGATGTTTTCGACTTTACTTGGATTTGGAGATGATCATTGGATATGAGTGAAAAATTGAGGGAAgagaagtttttttatttattctacaGCAGTATATTACATCATAATATTTTTAAGAAGATATTATACACAAAAAAGACAGAAACTAAATCCTAAATTTAAGGATTTGTCTCCTAAATAAATGGATCCTAATATCAAGGGGTATCAATTACCCAAGGTAAAAAATTACTAAAGATTCTCTAATTctacactccccctcaagttggGCATAGATATCTATTATGCCCAACTTGTTAATTAAGTACTCGAAAAATGACTTGACAATCTTTGGGTAAGGATATCTGCAACTGTATGAAGTGGGATAAAAGGTAAGCAAATCATCCGGCTTAAATCTCTCTTGATGAGGTGTCAGTCAATCTCAACATGCTTTGTTCTGTCATGTTGAACTGGATTATGAGCCATACTAATTGCAGCCTTGTTATCACAATAGAGCTTTATAGCATGGTTGTAGATTTCTTCAATTCTTCCAATATCTTCTTTAGCACATTATTTCATAAATCCCATGAGCCATAGATCGATATTATGCTTCAACATTGCTACAAGCTATGGCACTTTGATTTTTGCTTCTCCAAGTCACTAAATTTCCCCAAACAAATGTACAGTAGCCTGTGGTGGATCTTCTATATGAATCGAACTTGCTCAATCTATGTCTATGTAAACTTTGATACCTCGCTGCTCATTTTCCCCAAAAATGACTCTTCTCCTGGAGAACCTTTTAGATATCTCAATATAAGGTAGACTGCCTCAAGGTGTTCTTCATGTGGTGAGTGCATGAATTAACTCACCACATCGAGTAGTTTCCCTTCTTTGTTTCCAAACTTTAGATTAACATCAATTGGTGTCACTGTTGGCTTGCATTGACTTATTCTAGTTCTTTTAAGTAAGTCATCCACATATTTTTTTCCTATGAAACCACCAAACCTCTTTTTGAATGAGCTATATTCATGCCCAAAATTACCACTAGCTTCCTAAGTCCTTGATCTCAAATCCAGAGGCCAATTTTTGCTTCAATAGCTTCAATTTTGCTTCATCATCTCCTATGAGGATGATATCAACAACTCATACAATAAGAATAGCAATCTTCCCCTCATTTGAGTGTTTTACAAACATAGTATGATTAGCTTGCCCTTGGGAATAATGAACATGATAAATCTCTCGAACCAAGTTGTAGGTGATTGTTTTAAACCATACAAGGACTTCCTTAATTTGCACATCTTTGCTTCAAATTCTTTTCAAATCCAGGCGGTGAATCCATAGAAACTTCCTCATTTAGATCCCTATTGAGGAACACATTTTCCTGATCTAGCTACTGAAGAGGCGAATCAAGATTCACTGCAATTGAAAGAACTCTGACAGTATTCAACTTGGCTACTGGTGCAAAGATCTCTTGTTAGTCAATCCCATAGTTTGTGTGAAAGCTTTAGTAACCAACCTCAAATTGTATCTTTCAATCAACCTATCTGTTTTGAACTTGATTGTGAAAACCCATTTGCATTCAACCGTCTTCTTTCCCTTTGGTAACTCTACAATTTGCTGCATGTTATTCTTTATAAGAGCTTTCACCTCCTTGTAGATAGGCTCTCTCCAATATGGAACCTTTAGGGCATCTTGTATATTCTTAGGAATCTTCACAATAGCTAGTTGTGAGGTAAAAGAGAAAAAAGCAAGTGACAAATTTTTGTAAGAAACAAAATTGGACAAAGTGTATTTAACACAGCTCCTCACTCTTTTCCTTTTGGCAATCGGGAGATTAGGATTAGATACAAGATTAGACTTAGTAATATTTGACTTAGTAACTAGGGGGTCATTATAAGAAGGGATAATGTCACATTTGGTACCTGCACTTTCATAAAATGTCCAATATAGTATCTGTACTTTCAAAATGTCCAATGTGGTACTTGAACTATCAATGTGTGTTTTATTATGTTGGTGTTATTGTGTTAGTGAATTGCTAAACCAGTCAATGAAAATTTGATGCGTAAATTTTTTGTTCTCAAATCATCAAGTCCAAATGAATAATATAATGTTATGTGAAAgctaaataaaacaataaattaaatttaaaaacaaataactaaGCATATagttaacaaaaaagaaaatactaaATTTACATGAAAGTACATGTACTTCCAtggttaataaaaaatataatttcaaatggAAAACTCTTTGGAGAAGATGACTATTAATTTACTTAAATGGAGAAGATGATGTTTTTGCTTATGTAAATTTAGCattcatttcttttttatttaccatatgtttagttatttgtttttaatttaaatttttatttagtttttcataTAATGTTATATTATCCATATGAACTtgatatttggaaaaaaaatttgtatCAAATTTTCATTGGTTGATTTAGCAATTCACTGACGGTGTTAACATTATGtaccataataaaacacatattgataGTTCTGGTACcacattggacattttatgaaagtacaTGTATCATTATAGAACACATTGATAGTTCAGATGCTACATAGGACATTTTCAAAGTACAGGTACCGTGTTGAACATTTTATGAAAGTACAAGTATATCAAATGTGACATTATCCCTTATAAGAATTCCCTAACATCATGAACAATCTGGGATGTAGATTCTTGGTAGTGTTGAGTAAGGTCCATCTCATTTCCTTGACTCTAATTCCTCCTTGAATAAACAAGCAATGCCTTGGTGTTTGTTTGAACATTGTTCTCATCTCTAGTAAAGTTATGAGATGGTTCTACAAGGTCTTTATCTAAGCTATCGTGTGATTCAATACTTATTTGAATCTTTGGCTCAAAAAGCTTTTCAAGAGAGTTAGAAGCTTTTCAAAGAAGGTAATATATATTGAAACAAGTATTCTTTTTGTTTGTCGATCATAGCACTTGTATCTTTTTGTGTTAATGCATATCCTACAAAAACACGTTTTCAAGCCTTAGGATTTAACTTCCCACAGTTTCTACCATGAATATGAACAAACTACATCCAAATACCTTCAAAGGTAAATCACTTGTTATCCTAAACATAGGGTGTGATAGGCTTGAGCCCGAAAGTTTAACCATGTCGATTTGAACACATAACGATCCAAGTTTGAGAAAACTTGAGCTTGATAAAGCTCAATCTTGAGAAAGTCTGAGTCGGGAAGGATCCAAGTTCGAGACTAATTTATCCCAAGCTCAAGATAAATTCAATTCGAAGCTTGAAAAGGCTTGAATTTATAGCTCAACATCTGAAATAggcattaataattaatataattatattatatattactctaaataaaaataacatataaataaatgttaattatttatttatgaagatgtattcataaatattacatatattaaaattttattaatagcaaaagtaattaataataaatttttatgttaaattataaagtggaataaatttttaaatgttaattgaatataacatgtttttaattcaataattatatatgtataatatatatataaaactaataattattctattctataaaatttaaatttaaatttaatgataatataaaatatataatgatataatatattaatttaataatataataattggtgttataattataaaaaataattaaatatggtttgttatgaaatattaataacatcagtaataaaaaatattttgaaattcataTACATATCCTATAATCATAAATGTGACATATAataactttaattatttatataaaatatttctactaaatatatataaaatatttttataagataaatttGGATTGTGTTATCAtcataaaagtaaaatgaattattatattcaaaattaaaatatttataatttgaatatttgaaattatttgaatTGTCAGAATCTGTTGGGCCCGATCTGAATCCAAAATAATCTAAGCCTGAAAATACAGGCACGTAAGTGCACAATCGGATAAACCAAAGCAAATATACTAAGTGCATAATTGGTCAAACCGAAGTATAAACCCGTACAGTTAATAGGATAACCAATTTCCAATATCATCAcataattcaattcacattccatcattctcaattcatcatcaatttaccatttcaatacaacaTATAACATGCTTTAACTTAATTTCATACCAggtaccacatatcaattaaatcatgttattttctatttcatttaatttagtctTCTTTCTTGATATTACATATTAATCACCACAATTTAACTCATACAAGTATTATATGCTTATCTCATTACTAAATCATGCAGTTTAACATGAATATGTAGTAATTAGATTGTGGCAtacccaacatcagtctttatagtataACCTGTTATGATAGATGTTTGACTgtgtcaaaatatacaactcatgatgttgggacaatgatgatctcaagccTGAGGATCATATATATAGTTATCCCTTtgagtaatattgtgactattacataataatccaataaACATACTCGTAGCGGGTCAAttcaatatgttgttctctaacatatactcatatattgattttgacatccttaTGTCAAtaacaacactttgtcatcaatcatcTACACATCAGtttcaatgcattattgttgttcaAACTCACAATGATACTTAACTAAAgactttttaagaataatcatattattcttaggactttattacaattcagtttatttatatatacagaaaaagaaactgaaataataatgacaatggcttatattaataaataaggtaaaataaGTATGTAATTACAATAATATCATTATTGGTCTTTGTGCATACTGCCACATTTTCGGCTAAATTACTTAATCGGATTCCAATTCATTTATatactaacttcataaatatccctatttaatatttacagactcgattTATGAAAACAAGGTCTCGAAACAACAATATCCGACAACACTGAATTTCGGGTCATTACAATTTTTTACAATGGTCACGCTATAGTTTATTTTCCTATCATTGTCAAAGTCATTTCTTATTGTAGCTAGTGTAGAATTTTCAATGACAAGTTTGTGATCAAGGTCAAGTTTTAACTTGACTTTTCTCCTAGATTCATCTCTTCTAATTTCAGAAAGGCTTCTCTAATAGAAGGTAATGGTTTTTTTCCCAAGGATTCTAACTCTCACTTCATTATAATCTTGATTTAACCTATCTAAGAAAAGATAGACTctatcactttttttctttttttcatgaaTCTTATACCATCTAAAGAACTATCTCATTCATTATTATAACAGCGATCTAATTCTTGCCATAGTGACACCATTTCATTCTAATATTTTGTAACTTCTCTATCTCCTTGTCTAGTCCTCCATAGCTTGGTTTTTGttcaaatattttagaaaaaatttcaaagtttaaataGGTTTCTCTCATACCCTCCTAAACATCTTTGCAATAGGAAGACAAAGATAAGGTTCACCTATTGAAGGTTCCATGGAGTTAATTAGCCGAGCAAAGATCATAGAATTCTTGGACCACCATCCACCTATCCGTTTGTCATCTTCTTCTGGTTTCTTCTTATGCCCTGTCGGATATTCAAGCTTCCCCTCCCATCAATGGCCAACTTCACGGATTGTTCCATTCcaggtagttttttttttttttttaattcagcttatgaAGGGTCAGCTGCAATGAATGATGAGATGGATCTCCCTCAAGCTCATGGTTCTCTCTTTTGTTGATGCTGGTCTACTACTTTTAGAAATGACTGTTTCAGCTATAGACAATGGGAAATTTTGTTCTAGCTCTGATGCCATAAAGAGTTGAGTGAACGAGACAATTTTTTATTCATTCTATAGCAGTATattacatcaaaatatttatggGAAATTATTATACACAAAAAGGAACAGAAACTAAATCTTAAGAGGTTTGTCTCCTAAATTAAATGGATCTTAATATCAAGGGATATCAATTACCTAAGGTTAAAGATTACAAAAGATATCTTCTAATCTCTAAAATGAGTATGCATTCGACATGGGTATCCTCAGCTTTTATATATTTTCTCATGtgtaaggaagattgcactctCATACCCATTTCCAAACATGTTAGACTtgagtacttcaagaaaaataaaaaaaaagtaaaagagtaGTGTAGTAGAAGGTATTTATTAGTAGCTAAGGGGTAAAGCGTACAAGCATTGGTCCAAATTGGCATATAAATGATGATACCAAATTTATATTGTCAATGTTAATTGGATTTGGATGTGTTGGATACCCATATGCATTCGACATTCGACATGGGTCTATGTGTCAGATTCTCAATAGCTATTATCTAAATGTGTTGGACATGGTTGTCAGATGCAGTTCTTCTCTCCAATATAAATTCTTATCCTTATGTTTTAGATTTTGGATGCATTCTATGGTACTTGGACTTGGATGACAGTCACATATTCGTATGTATAGTTTCAATATGCATGATAGGTTTCCATTTCTAACATTTCAAGCTGTTGTTTACATCTATCCTCTCCAATTGCTTAATAAATTGTGTAATCAAGTGTTCTCCtaactttttgtttcttttaatctCAAGGCAATTGAAAAGCGGATTTCAGTGTTTTCTCAAATACCAGCTGAACATGGGGAGCAAATCCAAGTTTTAAGGTTTGGTTAATGACATAttatttgtgtaaaatatttctGAAAAAGCATGAAAACAGAATAACATCTAATGCATCACAGGTATGAAAAGGATCAGTTTTACAAGCCCCACCATGATTACTTTTCTGATCCTGTAAGTGATATGTTTTTCTCAAAATTGACTTGGTTAGGGGTATAAACTAGACATTTGTGCTCATAAGTTACTTGGGTTCAGCTTGAGAAGTTCAGTCATTGTGGCGTTGAGTTTGAGTATCCTAATGTTTAACTTGAGCAGCTTGTGAGTCTAATTGGGCTTTTGTATTTTTAATTCGTATTAAAAAGTACTCAACTTCAAGCACAAATAATCAAGCTTGGAGTCAAGTATGAGAATTtagctcattttttattagttaaatgagtttaatcaaagcttaattGAGCAAACCTCAGGCGATATTTATATCAATTTGAGTTCAAGTCCAACTTCAAGCCTTGAAATTTAAGTTGAACTTGAATCCAAATTTCTTATAGCTTTGAGCTAACTTGGCTTGATTACATCAAACGTAGTCTATCTATTGGTCGGAATTAGATTTATATCTGTTCTCGTGATATGGTGGAATCTTGATCCATTTCCTTTGCCACTAATGCAGTTTAACATTAAGCGCAGTCAACGAATAGCAACTATGCTTATGTATCTTAGTGATGATGTTGAAGGAGGAGAAACATATTTCCCTAGGGTAATTCCttctttcattaaaaaaaagataCAATGAATTGATGTGTACCTTTCTAaggtttttcatgtatccatatCCTATATTCATATTTTAGACATGAGCATTGAACACGAATACTGTTCCAAAAAATAAAGAATCTGAGCAACATAGGGTGCTTTACCTTGCATTATTTTTTAAGTGTGTTATGTAATCTCAGGCTGGTACAGGCGATTGTAGCTGTGGTGGGAAGGTTGTTAAAGGGATGTCAATAAAACCGATCAAAGGAGATGCCGTACTTTTCTGGAGCATGGTTTGTTTCGTTCTTCtcaatgtatttaaaatattggaTTGAAAGTCAAAACCATCAGATTTTCAGATTCTGGTTGGACTGGATAATTCAACCATCaatggagaaaaaaaaatagaaattaaaaatatttaggaAAATAGACTAAAAT is a window from the Gossypium hirsutum isolate 1008001.06 unplaced genomic scaffold, Gossypium_hirsutum_v2.1 scaffold_1030, whole genome shotgun sequence genome containing:
- the LOC121227581 gene encoding prolyl 4-hydroxylase 1 codes for the protein MFLRPNERKYPMIQAIEKRISVFSQIPAEHGEQIQVLRYEKDQFYKPHHDYFSDPFNIKRSQRIATMLMYLSDDVEGGETYFPRAGTGDCSCGGKVVKGMSIKPIKGDAVLFWSMGLDGQSDPNSLHGGCAVLSGEKWSATKWMRKKPIS